Proteins encoded together in one Bradysia coprophila strain Holo2 unplaced genomic scaffold, BU_Bcop_v1 contig_197, whole genome shotgun sequence window:
- the LOC119075290 gene encoding DNA replication inhibitor plutonium → MENDTDDLNNTEFTEFELLQSLIQQGDAPSLKQQLLKSASGVECKDDTGNTPLLQAAYLGKSNCMQLLLEIGQANCKVINVHGQNALTLASYAGCIECIEILLAKWTYKDYTESSFLPPLCVAAMRGHLNVVNLFCQLTPSPNVIQSVHGITPLQLAEKNGYSDVVQRLSEEIGLDLTGQNGKQQRRRSSNRSRPY, encoded by the exons aTGGAGAATGATACTGACGATCTTAACAATACCGAATTTACGGAATTCG AACTACTACAAAGCCTGATTCAGCAAGGCGACGCACCATCTCTGAAACAGCAATTGCTTAAATCGGCTTCGGGTGTTGAATGCAAAGATGACACCGGTAATACACCCTTGCTTCAGGCCGCTTATTTGGGAAAATCCAATTGTATGCAgttattgttggaaatcgGCCAAGCAAATTGCAAAGTTATCAACGTACACG GACAAAACGCATTAACCTTGGCATCGTATGCTGGATGCATTGAATGTATCGAAATACTTTTAGCGAAATGGACGTACAAGGATTATACCGAATCGAGTTTTTTGCCACCACTTTGTGTAGCTGCAATGAGAGGACATTTGAATGTTGTGAATCTTTTCTGTCAACTCACACCATCGCCAAATGTAATTCAATCTGTGCAtg GTATCACCCCGTTGCAATTGGCTGAGAAAAACGGATATAGCGATGTCGTTCAACGATTATCCGAAGAAATTGGACTAGATCTAACGGGCCAAAATGGAAAACAGCAACGTAGACGTTCTTCAAATCGCAGCAGACCGTATTAA